A single window of Eucalyptus grandis isolate ANBG69807.140 chromosome 1, ASM1654582v1, whole genome shotgun sequence DNA harbors:
- the LOC104437674 gene encoding putative leucine-rich repeat-containing protein DDB_G0290503 encodes MDERKTPDSCLSSLFLCEEKVNDWYPMYFGVSCAFFALRLLPGRETDDDKWSKAWNTILQGSAQLLGLLVWKAQKEGTDEGKGALLAKLEMAERERDELKRIRHEDAKANEKVVSIFAAQEQRWFNEKKKLQQQIRAVVNGARVLGKKKDEEISGLNERLKEMELVVQSKDKELQEEGLKRKELEEKLKKTENTAEELRENAKREAKEHASEIWKHKTAFIELVSNQRQIEAEMGRAHRQVETTKQELELVLEQKEESDLMIEKLSVEIVKMQKDLEQKGDILSAMLRKSKLDAAEREMLLKEIKLSKAKRKQAELETERLRSASESKHGGHSLRSMLANQVNLKLEGEYGTRKMNSCATGSSLTRKARLQANNLLEYENPNFSGEIKACSPEYDGYSQGQTEALAITADVKRLEHWVHSEAEKYATLVEERHHLELNAFVEQMRLKDEKLEGFRWRMLSMEIESKRLRSHVEGLTRDISQLKNTNTKLEALLLAREDELSALKEQLASQSNHINFQRPLNDPSIHDRELVEDTIWSEVNIVKRRPGHKDKKADKLAAKASQEEDVEVIVETALVCQPTEVTRVQSPQKVSEEQKDIGDCDPKREESGTSADLVTLQNLPSLSQISSKTKSSSWKMDLHALGVSYKIKRLKQQLLMLERLMGKQESSENVKSKDHGPNAIKGFLSLVSLLTKQVGRYQSLQEKADDLCKRMHENNLDASSVDSNATKSRGRIKTLENFLEETFQLQRYMVATGQKLMEIQSKITIGFVGAAEELAKSASFDIKRFADGVRTLFQEIQRGLEVRIARIIGDLEGTLACDGIIHLRR; translated from the exons ATGGATGAGAGGAAGACTCCAGATTCTTGTTTGTCATCCTTGTTCTTATGCGAAGAAAAGGTCAATGACTGGTATCCGATGTACTTTGGTGTGTCATGCGCGTTCTTTGCCCTAAGACTCTTGCCCGGTCGAGAGACGGATGACGACAAATGGTCCAAGGCATGGAACACAATACTCCAAGGAAGCGCTCAGTTGTTGGGTTTGCTCGTGTGGAAAGCTCAGAAGGAGGGAACTGATGAGGGAAAAGGTGCGCTCTTGGCCAAGCTGGAAATGGCCGAGCGAGAGAGAGACGAGTTGAAGAGAATTAGACACGAAGATGCAAAAGCCAACGAGAAAGTAGTCAGTATTTTTGCGGCGCAAGAGCAGAGATGGtttaatgaaaagaagaagctgCAGCAACAGATCAGAGCAGTCGTGAATGGTGCGAGGGTCCTTGGgaaaaagaaggatgaagagaTTTCTGGGTTGAATGAAAGATTAAAGGAGATGGAGCTTGTGGTCCAATCAAAGGATAAAGAATTGCAAGAAGAGGGACTAAAGAGAAAGGAATTGGAAGAAAAGCTCAAGAAGACCGAGAATACTGCGGAAGAATTGAGGGAGAACGCAAAGCGAGAGGCTAAAGAGCAtgcctctgaaatttggaaGCACAAAACCGCATTCATCGAGCTCGTGTCGAACCAACGGCAGATTGAGGCTGAGATGGGTAGGGCCCACAGGCAAGTCGAGACCACAAAGCAAGAGCTCGAGTTGGTTTTAGAACAGAAGGAGGAGTCTGACTTGATGATCGAAAAATTGTCTGTGGAGATTGTGAAGATGCAAAAGGACCTGGAACAGAAAGGCGATATTCTGTCTGCAATGCTGAGGAAGTCGAAGTTGGACGCGGCAGAGAGGGAGATGCTTTTGAAGGAGATTAAGTTGTCAAAAGCTAAGAGGAAACAGGCAGAACTAGAGACAGAAAGATTGAGGTCCGCGTCCGAGTCCAAACATGGGGGACACTCGTTGAGAAGTATGTTGGCTAACCAAGTCAATCTAAAACTTGAAGGTGAATATGGAACAAGAAAAATGAACTCCTGTGCGACGGGGTCATCTCTCACTCGAAAGGCCAGGTTGCAGGCAAATAATCTTCTTGAATACGAGAATCCCAATTTCTCTGGGGAGATAAAGGCATGCTCTCCTGAGTATGATGGCTATTCTCAAGGACAAACTGAGGCACTAG CTATCACAGCTGATGTTAAGCGATTGGAACACTGGGTACATTCGGAAGCAGAGAAATATGCGACTCTAGTTGAGGAAAGGCATCACCTTGAGCTGAATGCCTTTGTGGAACAGATGAGGCTCAAAGATGAAAAATTGGAAGGCTTTCGTTGGCGGATGCTGAGCATGGAAATTGAGTCCAAGCGTCTGCGGTCCCATGTTGAGGGTTTGACTAGAGATATATCTCAACTCAAAAACACTAATACGAAGTTGGAAGCCCTGTTGCTTGCACGAGAGGACGAGCTCAGTGCTTTGAAAGAGCAGCTCGCTTCACAATCAAATCATATTAATTTTCAGAGGCCTTTAAATGATCCATCTATCCATGATCGTGAACTAGTTGAAGATACCATTTGGTCTGAAGTTAACATCGTTAAGAGAAGACCAGGGCATAAGGATAAAAAGGCAGATAAATTGGCAGCAAAAGCTTCCCAAGAGGAAGATGTTGAAGTAATAGTTGAAACTGCATTAGTTTGTCAACCCACCGAAGTGACGAGGGTCCAATCTCCTCAGAAAGTTTCTGAAGAACAGAAGGACATTGGTGATTGTGATcctaaaagagaagaaagtggaACTTCCGCAGATTTGGTCACTCTCCAAAATTTACCATCTTTGAGCCAGATTTCAAGCAAGACAAAAAGTTCTTCCTGGAAAATGGATCTTCATGCTCTTGGAGTTTCGTACAAGATCAAGAGGCTGAAGCAGCAACTCCTAATGCTTGAGAGGTTGATGGGAAAGCAAGAAAGCAGTGAAAATGTCAAAAGCAAAGATCATGGACCCAATGCCATCAAAGGTTTCCTGTCGCTTGTTTCTTTGTTGACCAAACAAGTTGGACGGTATCAGTCACTCCAAGAAAAAGCCGATGATCTGTGCAAGCGAATG CATGAAAACAATCTGGATGCGAGTAGCGTGGATTCCAATGCTACGAAATCAAGGGGAAGGATAAAAACACTAGAGAATTTTCTTGAGGAAACATTTCAGCTTCAACGGTACATGGTTGCAACAGGACAGAAATTGATGGAGATACAATCAAAGATCACCATCGGATTTGTTGGAGCAGCTGAAGAGCTCGCAAAATCTGCCAGCTTCGACATAAAGCGGTTCGCCGATGGTGTGAGGACTCTGTTTCAAGAAATCCAAAGAGGCCTGGAAGTCCGAATAGCTCGCATCATCGGGGACCTTGAAGGAACCTTAGCTTGCGATGGGATAATACATCTGAGGAGATAA